Proteins from a single region of Trichoderma asperellum chromosome 3, complete sequence:
- a CDS encoding uncharacterized protein (EggNog:ENOG41), whose product MSLPPNPAMPPPRAQPQSPFLATALVYPGAGGSSSSSAGSFAVNGSDVAGLSPASSAGNTAVGMGPRHGGQDASLSLAPLTSPVGAQHAQQDLQQHFVDADGGDLNTAAAASSGISLGGPSSPLDAADMAGRRPGKRPAARGTAFYPRKRANTACQVCRARKTKCDNKKPACSYCVSVGATCIQSPVDLSSFDPASLKILDRIDELERLLRHAVPIPGAGPGPGPGPGPGSSGAGAGIASPGAAAAAPQPALASPGAYGPGAAFAGHNHHNQHHHQHQQRLPPLRAGGFDLHGHGHGASVSSLKHADDNDVHITSLLPQRVDHILQWPVFYNSGSHHHSPASYRAPPDAIATPPSGSGSLAGLIDMDSHRIYRLLDNFFLHIHCKNPILDEVLARRMVLNAFLDGIDWSPASCLALIICALGCIATPFGPSGETKLGTQTYNDSQIFFQAAQKRIGILLVRSDIVGAQCLFLSGIYLMMVFQPVYAWRFFSQALAACQHFPFLARAQNLNASLDSMEMGRQDTQEQAVYWSAWKSERELRQELDLPDFDILHSGSTLYPPFFPAPPVAPAESPDGPDSETQRARAAWLFYLAEISLRRLTSRLSREVLDLRAKYTSDAALLDTLLDMMPEYEAQIGEWSESLPADLSIHTPVEEDGICRSVLRGRMINLFEQLYWPFVMASISAHIARRPVKPAVADFAKRGLETHMHQVRVNKPGFHHRHHGGMFMIRACTRSALVLLAAAKAGCSMPTDWEDSVYKTVGMLAYWEDEDRDLIHWRATLERELALTRHE is encoded by the coding sequence ATGTCGCTGCCGCCGAATCCAGCAATGCCGCCGCCTCGGGCTCAGCCGCAGTCGCCGTTCCTCGCCACGGCCCTGGTATATCCTGGCgccggtggcagcagcagcagcagcgcgggCAGCTTCGCCGTCAACGGCAGCGACGTGGCTGGCCTTAGCCCAGCAAGTAGCGCTGGCAACACGGCCGTTGGCATGGGACCGCGACACGGCGGCCAAGACGCCTCGCTGTCGCTGGCCCCGTTGACGTCGCCCGTTGGCGCTCAGCACGCCCAGCAGGACCTGCAACAACACTTTGTCGATGCTGACGGCGGCGATCTCAACACCGCGGCGGCCGCCAGCTCCGGCATCAGCCTCGGCGGCCCGTCGTCGCCCTTGGACGCGGCCGACATGGCCGGCCGGCGCCCGGGCAAGCGTCCGGCTGCTCGCGGCACGGCCTTCTACCCCCGGAAGCGCGCAAACACGGCCTGCCAGGTGTGCAGGGCGCGCAAGACAAAGTGCGACAACAAGAAGCCCGCATGCAGCTACTGCGTCAGCGTCGGCGCCACGTGCATCCAGTCGCCCGTCGACCTGTCCAGCTTCGACCCCGCCAGCCTGAAGATCCTCGATCGCATCGACGAGCTGGAGCGCCTGCTGCGCCATGCCGTGCCCATCCCTGGAGctgggcctgggcctgggcctgggcctgggcctggaTCGTCCGGGGCTGGGGCCGGGATCGCCTCCCCGGGTGCGGCCGCCGCGGCGCCACAGCCGGCTCTCGCATCTCCCGGCGCCTACGGCCCTGGCGCCGCGTTCGCCGGCCACAACCACCACAaccagcaccaccaccagcaccagcagcgcctgCCCCCACTGAGGGCCGGCGGCTTCGACTTAcacggccacggccacggcgCCAGCGTCAGCAGCCTCAAGCACGCCGATGACAACGACGTGCACATCACTAGCCTGCTGCCCCAGCGTGTGGATCATATCCTGCAGTGGCCAGTCTTCTACAATTCCGGGTCCCACCACCACTCGCCAGCTTCGTATCGCGCCCCTCCCGATGCCATCGCAACCCCTCCTTCTGGCTCAGGCTCTTTGGCCGGCCTTATCGACATGGACTCGCACCGGATATACCGTCTGCTGGACAACTTTTTCCTCCATATCCACTGCAAGAACCCGATTCTCGACGAGGTGCTGGCCCGTCGCATGGTTCTAAATGCTTTTCTCGACGGTATAGACTGGTCTCCTGCCTCTTGCCTAGCCCTGATTATATGTGCCCTCGGCTGCATCGCCACGCCCTTTGGCCCCAGCGGGGAGACCAAGCTGGGCACCCAGACCTATAATGACTCTCAAATCTTCTTCCAAGCGGCCCAAAAGCGCATTGGCATCCTGCTCGTGCGCTCCGACATCGTCGGCGCGCAGTGCCTGTTCCTCTCGGGCATCTACCTGATGATGGTCTTCCAGCCCGTCTACGCCtggcgcttcttctcccaagcCCTAGCCGCCTGCCAGCACTTCCCCTTCCTAGCCCGCGCCCAGAACCTCAACGCCTCGCTCGACTCCATGGAGATGGGCCGCCAAGACACGCAGGAGCAGGCCGTCTATTGGTCGGCCTGGAAGTCTGAGCGAGAGCTGCGCCAGGAGCTGGACCTTCCCGATTTCGACATCCTCCACTCTGGCAGCACCTTGTATCCGCCCTTCTTCCCCGCGCCGCCGGTAGCCCCGGCCGAATCCCCGGACGGGCCCGACTCGGAGACGCAGCGCGCGCGCGCCGCCTGGCTGTTCTACCTGGCTGAGATCTCGCTCCGCCGCCTCACCAGCCGGCTGTCCAGAGAGGTGCTGGACCTGCGGGCAAAGTACACGTCCGACGCGGCGCTGCTCGACACGCTGCTCGACATGATGCCCGAGTACGAGGCCCAGATTGGCGAGTGGTCCGAGAGCCTGCCCGCCGACCTCTCCATCCACACGCCCGTGGAGGAGGACGGCATCTGCCGGTCAGTCCTGCGCGGCCGCATGATCAACCTCTTCGAGCAGCTCTACTGGCCCTTTGTCATGGCCAGCATCAGCGCCCACATCGCCCGCCGCCCTGTCAAGCCGGCCGTGGCCGACTTCGCCAAGCGAGGCCTCGAGACGCACATGCACCAGGTGCGCGTCAACAAGCCGGGcttccaccaccgccaccacgGCGGCATGTTCATGATCCGGGCGTGCACGCGGAgcgcgctggtgctgctggcggcggccaaggcTGGGTGCAGCATGCCCACCGACTGGGAGGATTCCGTCTACAAGACGGTGGGCATGCTGGCGTACTGGGAGGACGAGGACAGGGACTTGATACACTGGCGGGCGACGCTGGAGCGGGAGCTTGCGTTGACGCGG